The Oncorhynchus gorbuscha isolate QuinsamMale2020 ecotype Even-year linkage group LG06, OgorEven_v1.0, whole genome shotgun sequence sequence aggaTTGTAGATGGGGCGACTTTCTGGGCAATGGCTGCATTCATCATTCTTGCTCCGTCCATGTGTACAGCCAGACCATATCTGTCTGCTAGCGCCTTTAcctgagggagagacacacaacaAAGCAGAGTTACAACAACATACCTATCTGCAAGACTCCCGAGCACTCACCtgagggatacacacacacacacacacacacacacacacacacacacacacacacacacacacacacacacacacacacacacacacacacacacacacacacacacacacacacacacacacacacacacacacacacacacacacacacctcctgcaGGAAGGGTAGGGGCAGCACGCGGCCTccctgtatgttgtgtgtgttctcCACACACACCAGGCGTGAGCGGGGGTAGTGGGCGTCGGGGTAACCATGGCGAATCTTGGACTCCAGCTGATCCAGGTCAAAGGTCCCGTCAGGTAGATTGGTCACCGTGGTGGAGTGGACACCAGCCAGCTGACACACACATTACAGTCACGTGTTTTTAGTGTGCACTTTAAGTTTATGTGTGCAGTGGCTGTGTGTGTAATCTGTGCGTGTTCACTGTACCTGAGCACTCCCTCCCTGCTCGTAGATGTGGAGGTGTGACAGATCTCCAACGAtcatctcgtctcctctctccctgcagtgcACCATTACTGgacaacacataaacacacccaaaAAGTATTGCACAATTATGTTGATCCACCTTCTGCACAGCCATGTAGAAAGATCAGCTGTAAACCCATTGCAGATCCAGTCTCCTCTCACCAACACAActgaacacagacacagacacagacacagacacagacacacacacacacacacacacacacacacacacacacacacacacacacacacacacacacacacacacacacacacacacacacacacacacacacacacacacacagctagttaTTTCTCTCACCTGCTATGAGGTTTGCCATGGTTCCAGATGGGACATAGAGAGCTGCCTCCATCCCAAACACCTCTGCAGCCATCTTCTGGAGCTCTGTACATGCCCACCCAAATTTGCCAAATTAAATCAGGTTCATAAAAATGGAAAGGATGCATCATAAAAGAATACAAACAGGTCCAAGTCAGTACAATCAGATCACAGTACCACACTAATGAATTATGCAGTGTGTGCACCCCATGCACTTAACTACAAAATGCTTATTACACTGTTTTACATACTTTTATTAATCGGCCAGAACTTTGATCGGTGAAAGATAAGTATAAAATAATCAGGTCATAATGATGAGCACCTTCTACAAATCAGTTAAGCAACTCCATATGCTTGCCAAAACTCATACATCATCTAATTTCTCTGACCATTTACTGTTGGATCCTCCCCGAATACATCGTCCCCAACCTCGGCCTCTGCCATGGCCTGACGCATGGCCGCTCCAGGCTTGGTCACGGTGTCGCTACGGAGGTCCACTGTCCGGGCAGAGGATGCCCCGGACAGGGAAGGGTCGACTGGTTTAGCGATCTCGTAGTAGAGTCGAGAGGGTCCTCGTCCAAGCCCCACGCGATGTTTTGGTGAGATGACACCCCGGTTTACACACTGCAACAAGGCACGGGCCGGAATCTTTAACgtttttaaaaacatgttttctgtCGTTTTGAGCACCGCAGAAAACCAGTTCACTCATCCATTGTTTTAGCTGTGAACTTTGGATCATTGTATTCGACAATCATTGATTGGATCTCCCGTGGCTGCCAGGCCAGAGTAATGGAAAAAGATCAGAAATATCCCAGAAGGTGGCGCCACAGAACATGTATTTTACTACACCAGCCCACAACACAGGAAGAGTTCATTGCCATGATCCAACCCTGGGTTTAATGTCTATGAATTCAACTTCTCTTCATGCAAAAACAATGCCAGAAAGCAAATACATGTATGCCATACATTAATCTATAGTATTCCCCAAGCAGTTAACATCTCATCCAGTCGTGTGGTTAGATGTGAGTATATATTTGATACTTTTTTGTTGTAATATAGCTTTGATACTTCAAGTTGTTGCTAACTATAAGGAATTACGGATGTGCATTTCTAGCTGAGAAGAGGGTTTTCCGGTCAAAGTTTCCTTTGTGAGTCGAAGTGGTGCACCACTAAAGCCAAAGCCGTGTAACCTCGTTAACAACATTAATAACTAAAATTATAAGTAGCTAACAAGAGCACGCATTCATTTAAATAATACATTCACGACATAGAGAAAGATACCTTGCAATTTGGTTGAAAGCCACAGGCTCCACCGCGTGACTAGACTGACAGGTAGCTGCTAGCATCAGATGCTAAGCTAACTATTTATTGTAGCTAACTGTCTGGAGCGGGGAAGGTGGACTTGTCTAGCTATCTTTACTGTCGATATATTCACATAAAACCATTTTCTGTTTGCAGCTGTGGAAGTATTGGATTTCGTTATTCAATAGTTCTGCGTTGGACCATTCAGGTGAGCTCCCACTGCGTAACTAACTAGCTAGTTTgctagatagctaacgttagctattgtATTGTTGTCAAAGGGTATTGTGTAACATTAGCTACGTTATTTGCTAGCTAGCTGCCACATGAGCCGATGACAGCTGTCGTGACATCCGTGGTTAGCGCAATAGCTAACTGTGGATTTGGTTATCTAATCATAGACATTGCCCTTGATACCGACGTTTTAACTAAGTTATCAGGCCATCATTTTGCACCATgcatctacatacacacatacataaataGCTAGATAGCTGACCAGATCCGTGTAATAATAGTTTGTATTCATGTCATGAATGATGATCTGCATCAAGATGGGGATGGAACAAATTATTGATGAAGAGTAGGCCTAACTGTAGCAATGTGCTTGGACTAAAGacactctctttcccttcctctccttcagcACTCATCCCAACTGTGTGCTGAAATGGAAAAAACCTCTCATTTGTTTTCAAGTATTTAGAGGAACAGGTAAGCTCACATTTCCTGTTAAACATCCAGTCCCATCACTAATTTCCTGTTGTCATAACAGAGCTTAGCTAGATCTCTATTTACCTTCCATTGATGAATGTAACTTATAGATATAGCTATAATACATCTCTGTGCATTTCTCCTGAGACAAACTGGTGACAGATGACGGTTGCTAACAGTCAGTGTTCCTATTCATTAGTAGCTGTTTTGCACTTCTAAGATGCAAAACCCACATTCCAGCCAGGTGGGAGGCATGCCTGCTGTGTTACTTTGTGAACGTGATGAGCACAGAGTAGTGTAGGCGTGCAGTTGGAGGAATGCCAGAGAACCGTCCCTTCCCAATGCCATTATGTTAGCACAATGCACTACATGTTTCAACAATAACCCTCATACAGGAGGGTGCTGGCAATGCCAAAACAACCATCAGAGATCATATATCTTTTTGTGATGATGTATAATACGAAAACCTGATATTGATGTTTGGGTGTCAAGGATTGTGATCAACAACATGGTGACATTGCGTTCACCTCCAAAACTTGACTATGTTCTGATAGTACATTGTACATGACATTACGCCACCTATCAAATTGATTGTGATGTGTTCTATTGTGACTCCATACCATATCTTGCATTGTAACATTATTCAAGTTCTACTGCTGCACTATGACCTCATCCACACTCAAGAATGTTGAGTTCTTGACTTACATTGTGATGCATTGCATTGTGACATTTATTGTGTTTTGCTGCATTATGACATCATCCACCAAATGTTTAGTTTAAATTGTGAAGTATTTCTTTATGACACACCGTCTTAGCCTATTTGAGTTCTACTCAGTGGTgtaaattttttattttaattttttatttatttcacctttatttaaccaggtaggcaagttgagaacaagttctcatttacaattgcgacctggccaagataaagcaaagcagttcgacagatacaacgacacagagttacacatggagtaaaacaaacatacagtataaacaagtctatatacaatgtgagcaaattaggtgagaagggaggtaaaggcaaaggccatggtggcaaagtaaatacaatatagcaagtaaaacactggaatggtagttttgcaatggaagaatgtgcaaagtagaaataaaaataatggggtgcaaaggagcaaaataaattaattaattaaatacagttgggaaagaggtagttgtttgggctaaattataggtgggctatgtacaggtgcagtaatctgtaagatgctctgacagttggtgcttaaagctagtgagggagataagtgtttccagtttcagagatttttgtagttcgttccagtcattggcagcagagaactggaaggagaggcggccaaagaaataattggttttgggggtgactagagagatatacctgctggagcgtgtgctacaggtgggagatgctatggtgaccagcgagctgtaaaaatactttaaagtactacttaagtatatttttgggTATCTGCACttaactttactatttatattttggactacttttacttcactacattccaatagaaaatattgtactttttttcTCCATACATCTGAGTCTGGCGGACTCAAGAAACACATGCATCTTTTTGTAAATAATGTCAGTGTTTGAGTGTGCCCCTGCCTATctgtacattttaaaaataagaaaatggtgctgtctgctttgcttaatataagggattttaaaaatgtatttacttctgcttttgatacttaagtatttttaaagccaaataattttagacttttactcaagtagtattttactgggtgactaacttaccttaatagaaagtaaTTCctgtatctatacttttactttttCCTCCACTGGTTCTACTTCTGCATAGGGCTggaaattgccagggacctcacgaaaCAATATTATCATGACACTTAGGTGCTGCTGtgatatgtattgcaattctcacTTTTCTATATGCATTGAGATTCAATACAGTGATTCTATTGCAGTTCTAtggtccaaacatattgctcaccatatgtctactgcagagagacgagagagccatgagaaaatgagttttgattactcatggaaataaaagtgctgaaaaaaaTGTGGCTCTCTATTTAAAAATTTGATGctgaacaagctatgaaggaaaaatactggagtttcagtgcaggtacagccaactagcacaAATATGATATTAACATTTAacataacatttaagtcatttagcagacgctcttatccagagcgacttacaaattggtgcattcaccttatgacatccagtgggacagtcacttaacaatagtgcatctaaaacttaggggggtggggtgagagggattacttaacctatcctaggtattccttaaagaggtggggtttcaggtgtctccggaaggtggtgattgactccgctgtcctggcgtcgtgagggagtttgttccaccattggggggccagggcagcgaacagttttgactgggctgagcgggagctgtacttcctcagtggtagggaggcgagcaggccagaggtggatgaacgcagtgcccttgtttgggtgtagggcctgatcagagcctggaggtactgaggtgccgttcccctcacagctccgtaggcaagcaccatggtcttgtagcggatgcgagcttcaactggaagccagtggagagaacggaggagcggggtgacgtgagagaacttgggaaggttgaacaccagacgggctgcggcgttctggatgagttgaaggggtttaatggcacaggcagggagcccagccaacagcgagttgcagtaatccagacgggagatgacaagtgcctggattaggacctgcgccgcttcctgtgtgaggcagggtcgtactctgcggatgttgtagagcatgaacctacaggaacgggccaccgccttgatgttagttgagaacgacagggtgttgtccaggatcacgccaaggttcttggcgctctgggaggaggacacaatggagttgtcgaccgtgatggcgagatcatggaacgggcagtccttccccgggaggaagagcagctccgtcttgccgaggttcagcttgaggtggtgatccgtcatccacactgatatgtctgccagacatgcagagatgcgattcgccacctggtcatcagaagggggaaaggagaagattaattgtgtgtcgtctgcatagcaatgataagagagaccatgtgaggttatgacagagccaagtgacttggtgtatagcgagaataggagagggccaagaacagagccctgggggacaccagtggtgagagcgcgtggtgaggagacatattctcgccacgccacctggtaggagcgacctgtcaggtaggacgcaatccaagcgtgggccgcgccggagatgcccaactcggagagggtggagaggaggatctgatggttcacagtatcgaaggcagccgatagatctagaaggatgagagcagaggagagagagttagctttagcagtgcggagcgcctccgtgatacagaggagagcagtctcagttgaatgactagtcttgaaacctgactgatttggatcaagaaggtcattcagagagagatagcgggagagctggccaaggacggcacgttcaagagttttggagagaaaagaaagaagggatactggtctgtaattgttgacatcggagggatcgagtgtaggttttttcagaaggggtgcaactctcgctctcttgaagacaaaACTATACGATATATCTGCAAATAATAATATAGTTACAAATCATtccagttcgctgcagctagcgactggaatgagctgcaaaaaacactcaaactggacagttttatctccatctcttcattcaaagactcaatcatggacacttactgacagttgtggctgctttgtgtgatgattgttgtctctaccttcttgccttcATGCAGTTGTCTgagtacaaacattattgggcaatgttgtactgctgccatgttgttcTCATGTGGTGTtgataccatgctgtgttgtcgtgttgCCGCCATGCGATGTTGTTGTtttaggtctctttatgtagtggtgtgtctcttgtcgtgatgggttttgtcctatatttttatttttaatcccagcccctgtccctgcaggagaCCTTTTGCCTTTTTTACTACTGCATTGTGACATCACCCCATGCTTCGAAAACGTGGCCTACAATATGAGTCTTTCAATGgactgtctttctctcccacatGCCACTGAAGGGTTAAATGTAATTCCCTCTAAATTGACCTGTTTCACTGACTTTTTGAAGCTGTTTCTGCTAGTCAAAGATCTCATTCATGATAGCCTCAATTAGATCAGTGAGGGAACCACGGGGTGAGGCAGTCACTGATGAGATGAGGTcattggtgggggtggggggtctaCAGTTACGCAATAGGAGATTGGATGATTCGATCAGACCCGCAATAGCATTTGCTGTAATAAACCATAATAAAGGTCCATTACGTTTTGTTGTGGTAAATTGGGTGGAAATGCCTCATGATGTGAGGTCTGAAGGACGAAACAGAGTGTTTCACCGTGGAAACCCTGTTGAGATTGACCAGAAAAGGTTTTTCGGTTGGGGTGTGTTGTCTGACTGGAGACTACTTCCTCAGGCTGCTGGAACATTCAGAAGACAGAAATCCTCTCTGGCCATGTGAGTGTTGTGGTTTTTCCCGAGCCAGTGCCAGGAAACTGCTCCTTATGGTCACATCAACAATCATCTCAAATCAATtttttttggtcacatacacatttttagcaattgctattgcgggtgtagtgcttctacatctgcattgcttgctgtttggggttttaggcggggtttctgtatagcactttttgacatctgctgatgtaaaaagaacTTTAGAAATACAATTGATTCCCAGTTcaaacagtgcagcagtatctaacaattcacacatctaaaagtaaaataatggaattaagaaatatatacagtggggctaaaacgtatttagtcagccaccaattgtgcaaattctacactttaaaaagatgagaggcctgtacttttcatcataggtacacttcaactatgacagacaaaatgagaaaagaaatccagaaaatcacattgtaggattttttatgaatttatttgcaaattatggtggaaaataagtatttggtcacctacaaacaagcaagatttctggctctcacagacctgtaacttcttctttaagaggttcctctgtcctccactcattacctgtatgaatggcacctgtttgaacttgttatcagtataaaagacacctgtccacaacctcaaactccactatggccaagaccaaagagctgtcaaaggacaccagaaacaaaattgtagacctgcaccaggctgggaagactgaatctgcaataggtaagcagcttggtttgaagaaatcaactgtgggagcaattattaggaaatggaagacatacaagaccactgataatctccctcgatctggggctccacgcaagatctcaccccgtggggtcaaaatgatcacaagaacggtgagcaaaaatcccagaactacatggggggacctagtgaatgacctgcagagagctgggaccaaagtaacaaagcctaccatcagtaacgcaccacgccgccagggactcaaatcctgcagtgccagacgtgtccccctgcttaagccagtacatgtccaggcccgtctgaagtttgctagagagcatttggatgatccagaagaagattgggagaatgtcatatggtcagatgaaaccaaaatataaccttttggtaaaaactcaacttgtcgtgtttggaggacaaagaatgctgagttgcatccaaagaacaccatacctactgtgaagcatgggggtggaaacatcatgctttggggctgtttttctgcaaagggaccaggacgactgatccgtgtaaaggaaggaATGAAATGGGCCATGTATCGTAACATTTTGAgtgaacctccttccatcagcaagggcattgaagatgaaacgtggctgggtctttcagcatgacaatgatcccaaacacaccgcccgggcaacggagTGGcattgtaagaagcatttcaaggtcctggagtggcctagccagtctagatctcaaccccatagaaaatctttggagggagttgaaagtccgtgttgcccagcaacagtcccaaaacatcattgctctagaggagatctgcatggaggaatgggccaaaataccagcaacagtgtgtgaaaaccttgtgaagacttacagaaaacgtttgacctttgtcattgccaacaaaggtatataacaaagtattgagaaacttttgttattgaacaaatacttattttacaccataatttgcaaataaattcatttaaaatcctacaaaatgattttctggattttttttcatctcattttgtctgtcatagttgaagtgtacctatgatgaaaattacaggcctcttaagtgggagaacttgcacaattggtggctgactaaatactttttttgccccactataaatattaggacgagcaatgtcagagtgccATTGACTAGTTGAGAATGactcaaatatacattttcacaaagtctgctgcctcagtttgtatgatggcaatttgcatctACTCCAggatgttatgaagagtgatcagatgaattgtgCAAAGTCCCTCTATGCCATgtaaattaactgaatcccccaaaaacatttccactgcatttcagccctgccacaaaaggaccagctgacatcatgtcagtgattctctcaacacaggtgtgagtgttgatgaggacaaggctggagatcactctgtcatgctcattgagttcgaataacagactagaagcttcaaaaggagggtgatgcttggaatcattgttcttcctctgtcagccatggttacCTTCAAGGAAActcgtgccatcatcattgctttgcacaaaaagggcttcacaggcaaggatattgctgccagtaagatttcacctaaatcaaccatttatcggatcatca is a genomic window containing:
- the tha1 gene encoding threonine aldolase 1, which translates into the protein MFLKTLKIPARALLQCVNRGVISPKHRVGLGRGPSRLYYEIAKPVDPSLSGASSARTVDLRSDTVTKPGAAMRQAMAEAEVGDDVFGEDPTVNELQKMAAEVFGMEAALYVPSGTMANLIAVMVHCRERGDEMIVGDLSHLHIYEQGGSAQLAGVHSTTVTNLPDGTFDLDQLESKIRHGYPDAHYPRSRLVCVENTHNIQGGRVLPLPFLQEVKALADRYGLAVHMDGARMMNAAIAQKVAPSTILQNTHTVSVCLSKGLGAPVGTMLAGPQDFISRAVRCRKALGGGLRQVGILAAAGKLALGDMINRLEEDHRHARTFAQALLECDPPLYEVDMAAVETNILRFRLRDASLTPTEFCALMAAVGEGEQAAMGQGVRVLMFPHIGDSVRAVWHLGISLEDTQLAIQKLQFVARQHSQQRLRAQ